In Streptosporangium album, one genomic interval encodes:
- a CDS encoding MDR family MFS transporter — MTRAQIRLVMAGLMLAMLLAALDQMIVATALPTIAQELGGLDQLSWVVTSYLLASTAGTPLYGKLSDLYGRKRVFQSAIVIFLIGSILCGLAQNMAQLIVFRGVQGLGGGGLMALAMAIIADVVPPRDRGRYQGLFGGVFGLASVAGPLVGGFFTDHSTWRWIFWINLPLGVVALAVVAVTLHLPGKRVQHSIDYLGAVLLVAAVCCILMVTVWGGRTYDWSSWQIIGLAGVGTCLAAAFAAWQRRVSEPILPPRVIAHPVVAVSAGLSLLSGVALFGAIVYLPAYFQIVRGDTATESGLALVPLTGGVIVSSMVSGWLISKTGRYKAMPILGATVLAAGLYLLSLVEVDTSMAVLMTFTVVVGLGVGGFMQVPLVATQNAVRPGDIGSASSAIAFFRTLGGSLGTALFGTVQIRALEEELRRAGLPAQAVQLDPELLKHLPAMQLRELHEAFTTAVQAVYLWAIPFAIASLLLALFLKEIPLHGRTSTRPGAVTLAVTGVALTWLADRLEHGGSPRLVAAAARLVPADQAGDDATRARVASRQVLRPLAGQVLLAALTEKERK; from the coding sequence TTGACTCGCGCGCAGATCCGGCTCGTGATGGCCGGACTCATGCTCGCCATGCTGCTCGCCGCGCTGGACCAGATGATCGTCGCCACCGCGTTGCCAACGATCGCGCAGGAACTCGGCGGGCTGGACCAGCTCTCCTGGGTGGTCACGTCCTACCTCCTCGCGTCGACGGCCGGAACCCCGCTGTACGGCAAGCTTTCCGACCTGTACGGCCGTAAGCGGGTCTTCCAGAGCGCGATCGTCATCTTCCTGATCGGCTCCATCCTGTGCGGTCTCGCCCAGAACATGGCTCAGCTGATCGTCTTCCGGGGGGTTCAGGGGCTGGGCGGCGGCGGTCTCATGGCGCTCGCGATGGCGATCATCGCCGATGTCGTCCCGCCCCGCGACCGGGGTCGCTACCAAGGGCTCTTCGGCGGTGTGTTCGGCCTGGCCAGCGTCGCCGGGCCTCTTGTCGGCGGCTTCTTCACCGACCACTCCACCTGGCGTTGGATCTTCTGGATCAACCTTCCGCTCGGGGTGGTCGCCCTCGCCGTGGTGGCGGTCACGCTCCACCTGCCCGGCAAAAGGGTGCAGCACAGCATCGACTATCTCGGAGCCGTCCTCCTGGTCGCCGCCGTGTGCTGCATCCTGATGGTCACGGTATGGGGAGGTAGAACGTACGACTGGTCCTCCTGGCAGATCATCGGCCTCGCGGGTGTGGGCACCTGCCTGGCCGCGGCCTTCGCCGCCTGGCAACGCAGGGTGTCCGAACCCATCCTGCCGCCACGGGTCATCGCCCATCCCGTGGTCGCGGTCAGCGCGGGGCTGTCGCTGCTGTCGGGTGTCGCGCTCTTCGGCGCCATCGTCTACCTGCCCGCCTACTTCCAGATCGTCCGCGGCGACACGGCCACCGAATCCGGACTGGCCCTTGTCCCGCTGACCGGCGGGGTGATCGTCTCCTCCATGGTGAGCGGATGGCTGATCTCCAAGACAGGCCGGTACAAGGCGATGCCCATCCTGGGCGCGACGGTCCTGGCCGCTGGTCTCTACCTCCTCAGCCTCGTCGAAGTCGACACCTCCATGGCCGTGCTCATGACCTTCACCGTCGTGGTCGGCCTCGGCGTGGGCGGCTTCATGCAGGTGCCGCTGGTGGCGACGCAGAACGCGGTACGGCCCGGCGACATCGGCAGCGCATCCAGCGCGATCGCTTTCTTCCGCACGCTTGGCGGCTCACTGGGGACCGCACTGTTCGGCACGGTCCAGATCCGCGCCCTGGAGGAGGAACTGAGGAGGGCCGGCCTGCCGGCGCAAGCCGTACAGCTCGATCCTGAACTCCTCAAACACCTTCCCGCCATGCAGTTGCGGGAGTTGCATGAGGCGTTCACCACGGCCGTCCAGGCCGTCTACCTGTGGGCGATACCGTTCGCGATCGCCAGCCTGTTGCTCGCGCTGTTCCTGAAGGAGATACCGCTGCACGGGCGTACGTCCACCCGGCCGGGCGCGGTGACCCTTGCAGTGACCGGCGTCGCCCTCACGTGGCTCGCCGACCGGCTCGAACACGGCGGATCACCGCGACTGGTCGCAGCCGCCGCCCGGCTTGTCCCCGCCGACCAGGCCGGTGACGATGCCACCCGCGCCCGCGTAGCCTCCCGTCAGGTCCTCAGACCACTGGCCGGGCAGGTCCTCCTCGCGGCATTAACGGAAAAGGAGAGGAAATGA